Proteins encoded together in one Oceanobacillus iheyensis HTE831 window:
- a CDS encoding S8 family serine peptidase yields the protein MRGGKDLRKKKRRQTKAFSLVATVAMTLSLVTPGLSFAESGKTSVSLNDSNQVTEAKVSERLMNNFKEDEKVTFLVKFNEKADVESVAKEARSTAEKASLSAAKLEHIQRSAVISELKATSIDSQAEVIEYLEAEIDKGNAKDLKSYHIVNGIAVTATKKVAEKVATFAEVEKILPNETRELYTTVDKDAETPKSDVANVEWNVERVGAPATWNMGFDGSGVVVASIDTGAQFDHPALAEKYRGYNPATGEVDHTYSWYDATAGEEIPYDDDGHGTHVTGTMVGSEPDGANQIGVAPGAQWLSVKAFTAAGGTDADLLDAAEWILAPGGDASMAPDVVNNSWGGGPGLDEWYRDVVIAWRAAEIFPEFSAGNTTLFNPGGPGSIAVPANYPESFATGATDINDGLASFSLQGPSPYEGDIKPDISAPGVNIRSSVPGGGYEGGWNGTSMAGPAVSGAIALLIQADPSLSVDDIEEILINTAQPLTDGNFSESPNMGYGHGLVNAYDAVSSVVSGLGTLEGQVTKEGEDSEAPTYEHEAPVETYEGMDLPLTINVSDNISVSSVEVEFGDETLTAERVSGDYKSGEYAVTIPGDSITGDSFSYQFVINDFGGNEVTTDEYSLTVLPGIGVGYFTDFESNPAGWLVTGENASWNRGEPTSGPGEALSGDNVFATNTEGQYTSNENSTLVMPPIDLPDGESYLQFQHWFNIENNWDFGHVFISTDQENWTQLLRITNVSDGWQQVELDLSEYSGQRVYIGFNLDTDGSVVRDGWYIDDVGLSDTSLSNTVGLKEVKGSNALTIDQKQSNVAVEKDVTKKEKVDPNKITPAMPIVEKDNKQEAIHPTLLPIGATVSILESGRSVNTDPANGSYSIMHAAGDFTAVAEAYGFHSEEQSVSIEDDASTTADFTLEEIDQYTVTGSVTDEDTGEAVEGATVILVEDANITPVETDADGNFSLTAYEGTYTLKVLASGYHATETEVDLDGQDAEVNISLEPFYTVPGGEIGYDDGTAENARAYYDAGNKWAVKMSLEEGKDSAVVTDGVFQFHGTDWPNPGGTEFAVEVWDASGPDGTPGERIAGPVDAEAIRSLDEWTVVDLSEHAIQVEGDFYMVYVQTGVNPNVPGLATDEDGPYAGRSYQSVAGAWSPSPEAEGNYMIRARVAYGVDDPVITTPAEDYITNETELTVEGTASPTTTLQLLNNGEEVGSVEVGDSGEFSIPFDLTEGANEIQAQSIMNDVVVGESDSVTVTLDTESPELTIDNPSDGDKTNRETVTVEGTVVDENLDYVEVNGQQASVEDGAYSKRILLDEGENTIEVVAADVAGNTTTESVTLEVDYTAPEIENVTPTEDVHLNAGESVKIEFEAEPGLRATYVIHMPLTNLGLTNATELPMMEVSEGKYVGYWTATSNVVADGAVIEVIAKDSFGNETREQAEGKLFINLEE from the coding sequence ATGAGGGGAGGAAAAGATTTGAGAAAAAAGAAAAGGCGTCAGACAAAAGCATTTAGCCTTGTTGCTACAGTAGCAATGACGTTATCTTTGGTTACACCTGGACTATCTTTTGCAGAAAGCGGAAAAACAAGTGTTTCTTTAAATGATTCAAATCAGGTTACTGAAGCTAAAGTCAGTGAGCGCTTGATGAATAATTTTAAAGAAGATGAGAAAGTAACATTTCTTGTTAAATTCAATGAAAAAGCAGATGTGGAAAGTGTTGCGAAAGAAGCAAGAAGTACTGCAGAAAAAGCAAGTTTATCAGCGGCTAAATTGGAGCATATCCAACGCTCTGCAGTAATTTCAGAGTTGAAAGCTACTTCAATTGATTCCCAAGCAGAAGTCATTGAATATTTAGAGGCGGAAATTGATAAAGGGAATGCAAAAGATCTCAAATCTTATCATATTGTTAATGGTATTGCGGTAACAGCAACGAAAAAAGTTGCAGAAAAAGTTGCTACATTTGCAGAAGTAGAAAAGATACTTCCAAACGAAACACGGGAGCTGTATACAACTGTAGATAAAGATGCTGAAACACCAAAATCAGATGTAGCAAATGTGGAATGGAACGTAGAAAGAGTTGGTGCTCCAGCTACGTGGAATATGGGATTTGATGGTTCTGGAGTTGTTGTAGCTAGTATTGATACTGGTGCACAATTTGACCACCCTGCTTTAGCAGAAAAATATCGTGGTTATAATCCAGCTACTGGTGAAGTAGATCATACGTATAGCTGGTATGATGCAACAGCTGGTGAAGAAATTCCATATGATGATGATGGACATGGTACCCATGTAACAGGAACGATGGTTGGTAGTGAACCAGATGGTGCGAACCAAATAGGGGTGGCTCCAGGTGCTCAATGGCTCTCTGTTAAGGCGTTTACTGCAGCTGGTGGTACAGATGCGGATCTGTTAGATGCTGCAGAGTGGATTCTTGCTCCTGGTGGAGATGCATCGATGGCACCTGATGTTGTCAATAACTCTTGGGGTGGCGGACCTGGATTAGATGAATGGTATCGCGATGTTGTCATTGCATGGAGAGCAGCAGAGATCTTCCCTGAATTCTCAGCTGGTAATACGACATTATTTAATCCTGGTGGACCGGGATCTATTGCTGTTCCAGCTAACTATCCAGAGTCTTTTGCGACGGGTGCAACGGATATTAATGATGGCTTAGCATCCTTTTCATTACAAGGGCCATCTCCATATGAAGGAGATATTAAGCCTGACATTTCAGCACCTGGTGTAAATATCCGTTCTTCGGTACCTGGTGGCGGATATGAAGGTGGATGGAATGGAACCTCGATGGCAGGTCCAGCAGTTTCTGGTGCAATTGCTTTATTAATACAAGCAGACCCAAGCTTGTCCGTAGATGATATAGAGGAGATTCTTATAAATACTGCACAACCGCTTACGGATGGAAACTTCTCAGAATCGCCAAATATGGGGTATGGGCATGGGCTAGTAAATGCTTATGATGCTGTCTCTTCTGTAGTTTCTGGACTTGGTACACTTGAAGGACAAGTTACAAAAGAAGGAGAAGATAGTGAAGCTCCTACTTACGAGCACGAAGCTCCGGTAGAAACGTACGAAGGAATGGATTTACCATTAACGATTAATGTTTCAGATAATATCAGTGTCTCATCAGTTGAAGTTGAATTTGGGGATGAAACATTAACAGCAGAAAGAGTGTCTGGTGATTACAAATCTGGAGAGTATGCGGTAACTATTCCTGGTGATAGTATTACTGGCGATTCATTCTCTTATCAGTTTGTTATCAATGATTTTGGAGGAAATGAAGTAACGACAGATGAATATTCGTTGACGGTTTTACCTGGTATTGGAGTGGGGTATTTCACTGATTTTGAGTCCAATCCAGCTGGATGGCTTGTAACTGGTGAAAATGCTAGTTGGAACAGAGGAGAACCTACTTCTGGACCTGGAGAAGCTCTTTCAGGAGATAATGTATTTGCAACAAATACAGAAGGTCAATATACTAGCAATGAAAATAGTACGTTAGTAATGCCACCAATAGATTTACCTGATGGTGAATCGTATTTACAGTTCCAACACTGGTTTAATATCGAAAATAACTGGGATTTCGGTCATGTATTTATTTCTACTGATCAAGAAAACTGGACTCAATTATTGCGTATCACAAATGTGTCTGATGGTTGGCAACAAGTAGAGTTGGATTTATCAGAATATAGTGGACAACGAGTTTATATCGGCTTCAATCTTGATACAGATGGAAGTGTAGTAAGAGATGGTTGGTATATTGATGATGTTGGATTATCGGATACTTCTCTTTCCAATACAGTTGGGTTAAAAGAAGTCAAAGGATCCAATGCATTAACAATTGATCAGAAACAATCGAACGTTGCAGTTGAGAAAGATGTAACGAAGAAAGAAAAAGTTGATCCAAATAAAATCACACCTGCTATGCCAATAGTTGAAAAGGATAACAAACAAGAAGCAATTCATCCAACATTATTACCAATTGGTGCAACAGTAAGTATTTTGGAATCAGGCAGATCAGTGAATACAGATCCAGCAAACGGCTCTTATTCAATTATGCATGCTGCTGGTGACTTTACTGCAGTTGCAGAAGCATATGGCTTCCATTCTGAAGAACAATCTGTATCTATTGAAGATGATGCATCTACAACAGCTGATTTTACACTAGAAGAAATCGATCAATATACTGTTACTGGATCTGTAACAGATGAAGATACTGGTGAAGCCGTAGAAGGCGCTACGGTAATTTTAGTAGAAGATGCCAACATTACACCTGTTGAAACGGATGCAGATGGTAACTTCTCGCTTACTGCTTATGAAGGTACGTATACGTTAAAAGTATTAGCTTCAGGTTACCATGCAACAGAAACTGAGGTTGATCTAGATGGTCAAGATGCTGAAGTAAATATCTCATTAGAACCATTCTATACCGTTCCAGGTGGAGAAATTGGTTATGATGATGGAACTGCTGAGAATGCTCGTGCTTATTACGATGCCGGAAACAAATGGGCAGTAAAAATGTCTTTAGAAGAAGGTAAAGATTCTGCAGTTGTTACGGATGGTGTGTTCCAATTCCATGGTACAGACTGGCCAAATCCAGGCGGAACTGAATTTGCAGTTGAGGTATGGGATGCGAGTGGTCCAGATGGTACTCCAGGTGAAAGAATTGCTGGTCCAGTAGACGCAGAAGCAATCCGAAGCCTTGATGAATGGACTGTAGTAGATTTATCTGAACATGCAATCCAAGTAGAAGGAGACTTCTATATGGTATATGTTCAAACGGGAGTAAATCCTAATGTCCCAGGACTTGCAACCGATGAGGATGGTCCTTATGCAGGGAGAAGCTACCAAAGTGTGGCAGGAGCATGGTCTCCATCACCTGAGGCTGAGGGGAACTATATGATTCGAGCTCGAGTAGCTTACGGTGTAGATGACCCGGTTATAACTACTCCTGCAGAAGATTATATTACAAATGAAACAGAATTAACTGTTGAAGGAACAGCTTCGCCTACAACAACTTTACAATTATTGAATAATGGAGAAGAAGTTGGCTCTGTAGAAGTTGGAGATAGTGGAGAGTTCTCTATTCCATTTGATTTAACGGAAGGTGCTAACGAAATTCAAGCTCAATCTATTATGAATGATGTCGTTGTTGGTGAATCGGATAGTGTAACGGTTACGCTAGATACTGAATCACCTGAGCTAACGATTGATAATCCTTCAGATGGGGATAAGACAAATCGTGAAACGGTAACCGTAGAAGGTACAGTAGTAGATGAAAACCTAGACTATGTCGAAGTTAATGGGCAACAAGCATCTGTAGAAGATGGTGCTTATTCTAAACGTATTTTACTTGATGAGGGTGAAAATACAATAGAAGTTGTTGCAGCTGATGTGGCTGGCAATACAACGACTGAATCTGTCACTCTAGAAGTGGATTATACCGCTCCTGAAATTGAAAATGTAACTCCAACAGAGGATGTTCATCTTAATGCAGGGGAAAGTGTTAAAATTGAGTTTGAAGCTGAACCAGGTTTACGTGCAACCTATGTTATTCATATGCCATTAACAAACCTTGGGCTTACGAATGCAACTGAACTTCCAATGATGGAAGTTTCGGAAGGTAAATATGTTGGATACTGGACAGCTACTAGTAATGTAGTTGCAGATGGTGCAGTTATTGAAGTTATTGCAAAAGATAGCTTTGGTAATGAAACAAGAGAACAAGCTGAAGGAAAACTATTTATTAATCTAGAAGAATAG
- a CDS encoding thioredoxin family protein, with amino-acid sequence MQLNEWYNKGMSVDDYIESMQVHKESLLHIYDHFQLPDKLSLVDRSLRIIVITEDWCGDAMLNIPILLRMAEESNMPVRILLRDDNLELMDQYLTNGKSRSIPIFIFIDEDGEEVATWGPRAEKIQEYVDNAREQLPSKEASDFEEKQKEMFLFLTKSYRDNQDMWNTVYNSIKNTLA; translated from the coding sequence ATGCAATTAAACGAATGGTATAACAAAGGGATGTCAGTAGATGACTATATTGAATCAATGCAGGTTCATAAAGAAAGTCTCTTACATATCTATGACCATTTTCAGTTACCAGACAAATTATCACTTGTTGATCGATCCCTTCGTATTATCGTTATAACAGAAGATTGGTGTGGCGATGCAATGCTTAATATTCCTATACTTTTACGTATGGCAGAAGAAAGTAACATGCCTGTTCGAATTTTATTACGAGATGATAATCTCGAATTGATGGACCAATATTTAACAAACGGTAAATCAAGATCCATTCCAATATTTATTTTTATTGATGAAGATGGGGAAGAAGTAGCTACGTGGGGACCTCGTGCAGAAAAAATTCAAGAATATGTAGATAACGCACGAGAACAGCTCCCATCAAAAGAAGCTTCTGATTTCGAAGAAAAACAGAAAGAAATGTTTCTCTTTCTAACGAAATCTTATCGAGATAATCAAGATATGTGGAATACTGTCTATAACAGTATTAAGAATACTTTAGCATAA
- a CDS encoding ECF transporter S component — protein MQKSKRNNLLKLIIIALLSTISLVLFFINFPLPFLPTPYLKVDFSDVPALIASLIFSPIAGIVVVGFKNILYLAVSGSGDPIGVLSNFIAGVMLVVPVSMIYHRMKGVKGLITGLVFGTIVMAVGMSILNYYLILPAYGWFMGWEMSNQVKWVSVIAGVLPFNMIKGVFIAVLFIPLFMKLHAWLQQQQTRFSLK, from the coding sequence ATGCAAAAATCAAAAAGAAACAATTTATTAAAATTAATCATCATTGCGTTATTAAGTACAATTTCGTTAGTGCTATTCTTTATTAACTTCCCTTTACCATTTTTACCTACACCATATTTAAAAGTAGACTTTAGTGATGTTCCTGCTTTGATAGCTTCATTGATTTTTTCACCTATAGCTGGAATTGTAGTAGTTGGTTTTAAAAATATATTATACCTGGCAGTTTCTGGGTCTGGGGACCCGATTGGTGTTCTGTCTAATTTTATTGCAGGTGTAATGTTAGTTGTACCAGTTTCTATGATCTATCATCGAATGAAAGGTGTAAAAGGCTTAATCACGGGATTAGTATTTGGAACGATTGTGATGGCAGTTGGAATGAGTATTCTAAATTACTATCTAATTTTACCAGCGTATGGTTGGTTTATGGGATGGGAAATGTCAAATCAAGTGAAGTGGGTATCTGTAATTGCAGGTGTACTACCATTTAATATGATAAAAGGTGTGTTTATTGCGGTATTGTTTATCCCGTTATTTATGAAATTACATGCATGGCTGCAGCAACAACAAACTAGATTTTCTTTAAAATAA
- a CDS encoding isochorismate synthase, with protein MIEIEEKRLASLIDITISEMVSEDEAKLFSYTKKINKLNIYTFLELAGDRDLTRSFWSSNSNDLTILGAGQATTIQAKGERFQSIENQWNELLRKAVIHNPFEKQGTGIVGLGGFAFDPKKESTPLWSNFPDGQLTIPEIMVTRIENQFYLTFNMYLRTDDHGFQLMEEYQEMESYLLEESSFFKKDVNMIEKKEVAPKQWMQTIQKATEEMKTSSTNKIVLAREVRLRFDERADIPSIIRKLIETQSNSYIFAYEIDGDCFVGATPERLVKVEGNQLFSTCLAGTAPRGKTTKEDQKIAEELYRDPKNRKEHDYVVQMIRKAVERYCTDVDIPSEPQVYMYKTLQHLYTPVTAKLMNSHSIFSIIEELHPTPALGGTPRKESMAFIRDNELLDRGWYGAPIGWLDSNNNGEFAVAIRSAMIQGTEASLFAGCGIVADSDPVSEYEETNIKLMPMLSVLGG; from the coding sequence ATGATTGAGATAGAAGAGAAACGACTAGCGTCACTTATTGATATAACTATTAGTGAAATGGTATCGGAAGATGAAGCTAAGTTGTTTAGTTACACAAAAAAAATTAACAAGCTAAATATATATACTTTTTTGGAATTAGCAGGAGATAGAGACCTAACAAGAAGTTTCTGGTCCAGTAATTCAAACGACTTAACTATTCTTGGTGCTGGACAGGCTACTACCATACAAGCAAAAGGTGAACGTTTTCAATCAATAGAAAATCAGTGGAATGAATTGTTGAGAAAAGCTGTCATTCATAATCCTTTTGAAAAGCAAGGAACTGGAATTGTAGGACTAGGTGGTTTTGCATTTGACCCTAAAAAAGAATCAACACCTTTGTGGAGTAATTTTCCAGATGGTCAATTAACTATACCTGAAATCATGGTTACGAGGATCGAAAATCAATTTTATTTAACTTTTAATATGTATCTGCGTACAGATGATCATGGTTTTCAATTAATGGAAGAATACCAAGAAATGGAGTCTTATTTATTAGAAGAATCGAGTTTCTTTAAAAAAGATGTAAATATGATCGAAAAGAAAGAAGTAGCTCCCAAACAATGGATGCAGACTATCCAAAAAGCAACTGAGGAAATGAAAACTTCCAGTACGAATAAGATTGTATTAGCAAGAGAGGTTCGTTTACGTTTTGATGAGCGAGCAGATATTCCATCCATTATAAGAAAATTAATAGAAACGCAATCGAATAGTTATATTTTTGCTTATGAGATTGACGGAGATTGTTTTGTAGGGGCGACTCCTGAACGTCTTGTTAAAGTGGAAGGAAATCAATTATTTTCTACTTGTCTGGCAGGTACAGCGCCAAGAGGAAAGACTACAAAAGAAGATCAAAAAATTGCGGAAGAACTGTATAGAGATCCAAAGAATCGAAAAGAACATGACTATGTTGTTCAAATGATTAGAAAAGCCGTTGAAAGGTACTGTACGGATGTAGATATTCCTAGTGAACCACAGGTGTATATGTATAAGACACTACAACATCTTTATACACCTGTAACGGCTAAATTAATGAATAGCCATAGTATTTTTTCTATTATAGAAGAACTTCATCCAACCCCAGCTTTAGGTGGTACACCTAGAAAAGAATCGATGGCTTTTATTAGAGATAATGAACTGCTAGACAGAGGTTGGTACGGTGCTCCTATTGGATGGTTAGATAGTAATAATAATGGTGAGTTTGCTGTAGCTATACGTTCTGCTATGATTCAAGGAACTGAAGCGTCACTTTTTGCAGGTTGCGGAATTGTCGCAGATTCAGATCCAGTGAGTGAATATGAAGAAACAAATATTAAATTGATGCCAATGCTCTCTGTTTTAGGAGGATAG
- a CDS encoding 1,4-dihydroxy-2-naphthoate polyprenyltransferase has translation MQSKDTSNIKQLLNEREGFHVWWRLLRPHTLTASFVPVFVGTMIAFNEGAINWWIFTAMLIASLLIQSATNMFNEYYDFVRGLDNDQSVGIGGSIVRDGLKPKHIRNLAFLFYGISVLLGIYICMMSSWWIAIIGLFCMLIGYLYTGGPIPISYTPFGELFSGVLMGSVIIGITYYIQTETISTEMIWISIPITIFIGCINFANNIRDREGDKRGGRKTIAVLIGKERSVALLGTLIALAYIMTLLYILIGFLPIWSFITFLSIPKAYGIIKKFQGKKTSLEMMPAMGATAKTNTMYGMLLGLSLLITALL, from the coding sequence ATGCAATCAAAAGATACATCAAACATAAAACAATTATTAAATGAACGTGAAGGATTTCATGTTTGGTGGCGACTACTTCGACCACACACTTTAACCGCATCATTTGTCCCAGTTTTTGTAGGTACAATGATTGCATTTAATGAAGGTGCCATTAACTGGTGGATTTTTACAGCGATGTTAATAGCTTCTCTATTAATTCAATCAGCAACTAATATGTTTAATGAGTATTATGACTTTGTTCGAGGATTAGATAATGACCAATCTGTGGGAATTGGGGGATCAATTGTACGAGATGGGCTAAAACCAAAACATATTCGAAATTTAGCATTTTTATTTTACGGAATATCAGTTTTACTTGGAATATACATTTGCATGATGTCTAGTTGGTGGATTGCAATTATTGGTTTATTTTGTATGTTAATTGGTTATTTATATACTGGAGGCCCTATTCCAATTTCATATACTCCATTTGGAGAATTATTTTCAGGAGTATTAATGGGATCAGTAATCATCGGTATTACTTATTATATCCAAACTGAAACGATATCTACAGAAATGATTTGGATTTCAATCCCAATTACAATATTTATTGGCTGTATAAATTTTGCTAATAATATCCGAGATCGTGAAGGGGATAAACGTGGTGGCAGAAAAACGATTGCAGTATTGATTGGAAAAGAAAGATCGGTTGCGCTACTTGGAACTTTAATCGCGTTGGCGTACATTATGACCTTATTGTATATCTTAATTGGATTCCTTCCAATTTGGTCTTTCATCACTTTCTTGAGTATTCCAAAAGCATATGGAATAATTAAGAAATTCCAAGGGAAGAAAACATCACTTGAAATGATGCCGGCGATGGGTGCTACTGCAAAAACAAACACTATGTATGGAATGTTATTAGGGCTGTCACTACTTATAACAGCATTGTTATAA
- a CDS encoding M20/M25/M40 family metallo-hydrolase, translating into MENLHYDFLMDLLKTPSPSSMEMDIQKKWMEYVKTYADEVRTDNAGNAIAVLNPEAEFKVLLAGHCDEIALIINRIDENGFLYIDKMGGINPKAAVGMRVEVLGYQNKITGVIGVNAQHHGGLKGDFDLEDLFIDCGFTSKKEAIKNVQIGDLAVYKTEPELLQNRYIAGRGLDNRTGAFMVAEVIRILSEKNLSIGVYAVSTVNEETNMGGAYFAAAGIDPTMAIAVDVTFATDYPKVSKEKYGEVYLEGGPVLAKGAPINRKINLWLENAAKEANIKIQYELTPRMTGTDADRMRLTGKGVPVSLVSLPLRYMHSPVETASKQDMEEEVQLMVTMLTNLSGKESLNPLED; encoded by the coding sequence ATGGAAAACTTACACTATGATTTTTTAATGGATTTACTAAAAACTCCATCTCCGTCTAGTATGGAAATGGATATTCAAAAGAAGTGGATGGAATATGTGAAGACTTATGCTGATGAAGTGCGTACAGATAATGCCGGGAATGCAATTGCGGTATTAAATCCAGAAGCTGAATTCAAAGTATTATTAGCAGGTCATTGCGATGAGATTGCATTAATAATAAATCGAATTGATGAAAATGGATTTCTCTACATTGATAAAATGGGGGGCATTAATCCAAAAGCAGCAGTTGGTATGAGAGTAGAAGTCCTGGGGTACCAAAACAAAATTACAGGGGTAATTGGTGTTAATGCTCAACATCACGGGGGATTAAAAGGTGATTTTGATTTAGAAGATCTATTTATTGATTGCGGGTTTACTTCTAAAAAAGAGGCAATTAAAAATGTGCAGATAGGTGATTTAGCTGTCTATAAAACAGAACCGGAGTTACTGCAAAATAGATATATTGCGGGAAGAGGTTTAGACAATCGAACAGGAGCATTTATGGTTGCAGAAGTAATTCGCATCTTATCAGAAAAAAATCTATCTATTGGTGTTTATGCGGTTAGCACCGTTAATGAGGAAACCAATATGGGCGGAGCGTATTTCGCTGCAGCCGGTATAGACCCAACGATGGCGATTGCCGTGGACGTTACGTTTGCAACAGATTATCCAAAAGTAAGTAAAGAAAAATATGGTGAAGTATATTTAGAAGGTGGACCCGTTCTAGCAAAAGGTGCCCCAATTAATCGAAAAATAAATCTATGGCTGGAAAATGCAGCTAAGGAAGCAAATATAAAAATTCAATATGAACTAACACCACGTATGACAGGGACTGACGCTGACAGAATGCGACTTACTGGTAAAGGTGTTCCTGTATCATTAGTCTCATTACCATTACGTTATATGCATTCACCTGTGGAAACCGCGAGTAAACAGGATATGGAAGAAGAAGTGCAGCTAATGGTAACCATGTTAACTAATCTTTCAGGTAAGGAAAGTCTAAATCCATTAGAAGATTAA
- the eutH gene encoding ethanolamine utilization protein EutH, with amino-acid sequence MNINEIIMLILALFLLVGGMDYVAGNRLGLGEKFQEGITSMGTLALVIVGIVSLAPVIANVLTPIVTPLYTWIGADPSTFANTILALDMGGQALAEQMAESNEAALFAWVFLGTMLGPTISFTIPVALTMITKQDHSYFAKGIMIGISTIPIGCLIGGFYAGFDWSMMVRNLVIPIVFSISILIGLLLFADKMIKLFFWLGKIVTTIALIGLIAIGIETITEITVIPGLAPLEDGIQIVGLIAIVLAGAFPLVAAITKLASKHLEKIGHRLRINSASTAGLIASVAHVIPMLALVPQMNERGKVINVAFAVSGAFVFGGHLGFVAGIESSMVTAMIIGKLSAGISALTVALLLTSSENSN; translated from the coding sequence ATGAATATAAACGAAATTATAATGTTAATATTAGCTTTATTTTTATTAGTTGGTGGAATGGATTATGTAGCTGGAAATCGCTTAGGCTTGGGAGAAAAATTTCAAGAAGGAATTACATCTATGGGAACGTTAGCATTAGTAATAGTAGGGATTGTTTCTTTAGCTCCAGTAATTGCTAATGTATTGACTCCAATTGTAACACCTTTATACACATGGATCGGGGCAGACCCATCTACTTTTGCGAATACAATATTGGCATTAGATATGGGAGGACAAGCGCTTGCAGAACAAATGGCTGAAAGCAATGAAGCAGCTTTATTTGCTTGGGTATTTTTAGGTACTATGCTCGGTCCTACGATTTCATTTACCATACCAGTTGCACTTACCATGATCACGAAACAAGATCATTCGTATTTTGCGAAGGGAATTATGATTGGGATTAGTACGATCCCCATTGGTTGTCTTATTGGAGGTTTTTATGCTGGGTTTGACTGGTCGATGATGGTTCGAAATCTTGTAATTCCAATCGTGTTTTCGATTAGTATTTTAATAGGACTACTATTATTTGCTGACAAGATGATTAAACTATTTTTTTGGTTAGGTAAAATAGTAACAACCATTGCATTAATTGGATTAATCGCAATCGGCATTGAAACCATTACTGAAATCACTGTTATCCCGGGATTAGCCCCTTTAGAGGATGGGATTCAAATTGTTGGATTAATCGCTATTGTATTAGCTGGAGCCTTTCCACTTGTAGCAGCAATTACAAAACTTGCATCGAAACATTTAGAAAAGATTGGTCATCGTTTACGAATAAATTCAGCTTCTACGGCAGGCCTAATAGCATCTGTAGCACATGTCATACCAATGTTAGCATTAGTACCGCAAATGAATGAACGTGGAAAGGTTATAAATGTGGCTTTTGCTGTGAGTGGTGCATTTGTATTTGGAGGACATTTAGGTTTTGTTGCAGGTATAGAATCATCCATGGTGACTGCAATGATAATTGGTAAGCTATCCGCAGGTATTTCAGCATTGACGGTAGCATTGTTATTGACTTCATCAGAAAATAGTAATTGA